One Mya arenaria isolate MELC-2E11 chromosome 7, ASM2691426v1 genomic window carries:
- the LOC128240822 gene encoding DNA primase small subunit-like, producing the protein MPEKTNAYDPTCLPDLLPIYYKKLFPYGPYFKWLNYGGVPKGYLSRREFSFTLKDDIYIRYQSFSTQDELEKEIQKRCPYKIDIGAVFSHRPREHKTVKAAAFQAQEKELVFDIDMTDYDDVRSCCSGADICDRCWPLMQIAVKIIDRALRDDFGFEHLLWVYSGRRGVHCWVCDETARKLSQTGRTAIAEYLSVVKGGENQTKKVVLDENPHPSIKCSIDIVRARFRDYAVKKQDFMGDEEKCKKVLQLIPDENSRANLEKLFEKKMDTDTSSLRWRMFEKICEERRLSVEGKRSPNLQDEVMLQYCYPRLDVNVSKGVNHLLKSPFCIHPKTGRVCVPIDPENIDSFDPFAVPTISTIVEELNKAGTVGDDEKKVRDYNMTSLKPCIDVFNRFLSGLEKSWQGKMIEQSDIKMEF; encoded by the exons ATGCCAGAGAAAACAAACGCATACGACCCGACGTGTTTGCCTGACCTTTTGCCAATTTATTACAAGAAATTATTTCCTTACGGTCCATATTTTAAATGGCTAAATTACGGCGGAG TGCCAAAAGGCTACCTCAGTCGACGAGAGTTCTCCTTCACTCTAAAGGACGACATTTACATCCGGTATCAGTCGTTCTCAACTCAAGATGAGctagaaaaagaaatacaaaaacgATGTCCATACAAGATTGACATCGGAGCTGTTTTTTCCCACAGG cCCCGTGAGCACAAGACCGTGAAAGCTGCAGCATTTCAGGCCCAAGAAAAGGAGCTGGTGTTTGATATTGATATGACTGATTACGACGATGTCCGGTCATGCTGCTC AGGCGCTGACATCTGTGATCGGTGCTGGCCGCTGATGCAGATTGCCGTCAAAATTATTGATAGGGCGCTAAGAG ATGACTTTGGTTTTGAGCATCTGTTGTGGGTGTATTCTGGTCGCCGTGGCGTCCATTGCTGGGTTTGTGATGAGACAGCCCGCAAACTCTCACAGACGGGACGAACGGCCATCGCTGAGTACCTAAGTGTTGTCAAG GGAGGCGAAAATCAGACAAAGAAGGTTGTGTTGGACGAGAATCCACATCCCTCCATTAA GTGTTCTATAGACATTGTGCGTGCTCGTTTCCGTGACTACGCAGTCAAGAAGCAGGATTTCATGGGAGATGAAGAAAAGTGCAAGAAAGTTCTTCAACTCATCCCAGATGAAA ATTCCCGTGCAAATCTTgagaaattgtttgaaaagaaGATGGACACTGACACAAGCAGCTTACGGTGGCGAATGTTTGAGAAGATATGTGAGGAAAGGCGACTGAGC GTTGAGGGCAAGCGTTCCCCGAATCTCCAAGACGAGGTCATGTTACAATACTGTTATCCTCGTCTGGACGTAAACGTCAGCAAGGGAGTGAACCATCTCCTGAAGAGCCCCTTCTGTATACATCCTAAAACTG gtCGTGTTTGCGTGCCAATAGATCCCGAGAacattgacagttttgacccaTTTGCTGTTCCAACTATAAG TACAATTGTTGAAGAACTGAACAAGGCAGGGACAGTGGGTGATGATGAAAAGAAAGTCAGAG